The following coding sequences are from one Sulfitobacter faviae window:
- a CDS encoding type IV secretion system protein B4, protein MRPNNALDEAIDLRTMTPDWYARETRLAHMLPYVSLVDDRTVRTRVNELFQCIRLDGVNSYTTDDAYLDKVTALFARIIAQLGPEFSYYVHKVSKAITPELEPIREESFAGVVDRLWRTKLETSGLRDKTLTLTVIHRPPPKSVLPFLNRSAPNRLKEATEKRLRRLGEAVSVFVSGLTELNPRVLTSESGELIGFLGALNTGQELPLYPANTYGFLSFNVANTRVTFQGDHFELSEGVVGHRYGKSFTIGEYSEGTSCTMFDMLNLPVDMIVTHSFTPINSNLMAGRIKRQKRQMQASQDAALSLMEALDIAADDLEAKRQSFGEHHMVVTLFCDTFEELQTLSAEIVNAAATEGVKMIGERVAAKAHYLSQHPGNQPKRVRASAVTNRNFADFAAFHRTQLGKPAALTPWGRVVTYLPTPEQSAYRFSYHEQGSPDKEPTSGHTLIMGRPGSGKSVLSAFLMTQARRAGARIFVFDYRLGMEMAVRANGGRYASLNAGQPTGLNPLWTETDARGTAWLSDWLATLLYRADKPLTPAQTNRIQEVVRQNAQATNPALRNWRDFASLFVSTDDGGDLHQRLLEWTEDGRYGWIFGQSLEDTFSLKGDVVGFDLTGILDSEADKERMAVLSYLFRRVEREIEDRRPTIIVIDEAWKALDNAYFAERLSNWLVTARKQNTVAVMMTQYASQLERTRTGKTIVEAVPTQILLPNIRASASDYAMLNLTEKELDVLLNTGSNSRLALIRDDQGSIVVDADLSALGPNLTILGGMEKGEALVGSDYRDRPDFWRLS, encoded by the coding sequence ATGCGCCCTAACAATGCCTTGGATGAAGCAATCGATCTCCGCACCATGACGCCGGACTGGTATGCGCGCGAAACACGCCTCGCGCATATGCTGCCCTATGTCAGCCTAGTCGATGACCGCACCGTGCGAACGCGGGTGAATGAGCTTTTTCAGTGCATCCGGCTCGATGGGGTCAATAGCTACACGACGGATGATGCCTATCTCGACAAGGTGACGGCGCTTTTCGCCCGGATCATCGCGCAGCTGGGGCCGGAGTTCAGCTATTACGTCCACAAGGTCTCCAAGGCGATCACGCCGGAGCTCGAGCCCATACGCGAGGAGAGTTTTGCAGGAGTCGTTGACCGTCTCTGGCGCACGAAACTCGAAACCAGCGGGTTGCGCGACAAAACCCTGACGCTCACGGTCATCCATCGCCCACCTCCCAAAAGCGTCCTGCCCTTCCTCAATCGCAGCGCCCCTAATCGCCTCAAGGAAGCAACCGAGAAACGCCTGCGCCGTCTCGGCGAGGCCGTAAGCGTGTTTGTGTCAGGCCTGACCGAGCTGAACCCGCGCGTGCTGACTTCCGAGAGCGGCGAACTCATCGGCTTTCTGGGCGCGCTGAATACCGGCCAGGAATTGCCGCTCTACCCCGCAAACACCTACGGTTTTCTGTCCTTCAATGTCGCCAATACCCGCGTGACGTTTCAGGGGGATCACTTCGAGCTCTCGGAAGGGGTCGTCGGACATCGCTACGGCAAGAGCTTCACCATCGGAGAATACTCGGAAGGCACCTCCTGCACCATGTTCGACATGCTGAACCTGCCGGTCGACATGATCGTCACGCATTCCTTCACGCCGATCAATTCGAACCTCATGGCGGGCCGCATCAAGCGGCAAAAGCGCCAGATGCAAGCGTCTCAGGACGCGGCGCTCTCGCTGATGGAAGCCCTCGACATCGCCGCCGATGATCTCGAAGCCAAGCGCCAAAGCTTCGGCGAGCATCACATGGTCGTGACGCTCTTTTGCGACACGTTCGAAGAGCTGCAGACCCTCAGCGCGGAGATCGTGAACGCCGCCGCAACCGAAGGCGTGAAGATGATCGGCGAGCGGGTCGCCGCAAAGGCCCATTACCTCAGCCAGCATCCCGGCAACCAGCCCAAGCGCGTGCGTGCCAGCGCCGTCACCAACCGCAACTTCGCGGATTTTGCGGCCTTCCACCGAACACAACTCGGCAAACCCGCAGCACTTACCCCCTGGGGCCGGGTCGTCACATATTTGCCCACGCCCGAGCAAAGCGCCTACCGGTTTTCCTATCACGAGCAGGGCTCGCCCGACAAAGAACCGACCAGCGGCCATACCCTGATCATGGGACGGCCTGGGTCGGGCAAATCGGTGCTTTCGGCCTTTCTAATGACGCAAGCCCGTCGCGCAGGTGCCCGGATCTTCGTCTTCGATTACCGTCTTGGTATGGAGATGGCGGTCCGCGCCAATGGCGGGCGCTACGCGTCTCTGAACGCCGGTCAGCCCACGGGCCTCAACCCGCTCTGGACAGAGACCGATGCCCGCGGCACCGCCTGGCTCTCGGACTGGCTTGCCACCTTGCTCTACCGCGCTGACAAGCCCCTGACCCCGGCGCAGACCAACCGTATCCAGGAGGTCGTGCGCCAGAATGCCCAGGCCACCAATCCGGCCCTGCGGAACTGGCGGGATTTCGCGTCGCTTTTTGTGTCCACCGATGATGGCGGCGATCTGCACCAGCGCCTGCTCGAGTGGACCGAAGACGGCCGCTACGGCTGGATCTTCGGGCAGAGCCTCGAGGACACGTTCTCGCTCAAAGGCGATGTGGTGGGCTTCGATCTGACAGGCATTCTCGACAGCGAAGCCGACAAGGAGCGGATGGCGGTCCTGTCCTATCTCTTCCGCCGGGTCGAACGCGAGATCGAGGACCGCCGCCCCACCATCATCGTGATCGACGAGGCCTGGAAGGCGCTCGACAACGCATATTTCGCCGAACGGCTGTCGAACTGGCTCGTGACTGCGCGCAAGCAGAACACCGTAGCGGTGATGATGACGCAATATGCCAGCCAGCTTGAGCGCACCCGGACCGGCAAGACCATCGTCGAAGCCGTTCCGACGCAGATCCTGCTGCCCAATATCCGCGCCAGTGCCTCGGATTACGCCATGCTGAACCTCACGGAGAAGGAGCTCGACGTCCTTCTCAACACGGGCAGCAACAGCCGCCTCGCACTGATCCGCGACGATCAGGGCTCAATCGTCGTTGATGCCGATCTGAGCGCCCTTGGGCCCAATCTCACGATCCTTGGCGGCATGGAAAAGGGCGAAGCGCTCGTCGGCTCCGATTACCGCGACCGCCCAGATTTTTGGAGGCTTTCATGA
- a CDS encoding type IV secretion system protein VirB3, translated as MAERSPLFLGLVRPPKLLGLPIMYAMVWLFGSVLLFVWVQHIAVLGVAALLYPVLWKAADWDPRFIDVMMTALQETPPTRNRSIHGGDSYAP; from the coding sequence GTGGCTGAGCGCTCGCCCCTCTTTCTCGGCCTCGTGCGCCCGCCCAAGCTTCTGGGCCTACCCATCATGTACGCCATGGTCTGGCTCTTCGGCTCGGTGCTGCTCTTTGTCTGGGTCCAGCACATCGCGGTGCTGGGGGTGGCCGCCCTGCTCTACCCCGTGCTGTGGAAGGCCGCGGACTGGGACCCGCGCTTCATCGACGTGATGATGACAGCGCTGCAGGAAACCCCACCGACGCGCAACCGCTCCATTCACGGCGGTGACAGCTATGCGCCCTAA
- a CDS encoding TrbC/VirB2 family protein, whose amino-acid sequence MSNLFVASLALFLLIAEPALAQSIDLSPIQSLLQGIVDALTGPLGVVIATLAVLGVFLSWFFNIIDLRQALWVLVGIAGVAAAPTIVAAVFAGG is encoded by the coding sequence ATTTCAAACCTCTTTGTCGCCTCACTGGCGCTATTCCTGCTCATTGCCGAGCCCGCCCTTGCCCAAAGCATCGATCTCTCCCCGATCCAAAGCTTGTTGCAGGGCATTGTCGATGCGCTGACCGGCCCGCTCGGCGTCGTGATCGCCACACTCGCGGTCCTTGGCGTTTTCTTGAGCTGGTTCTTCAACATCATCGATCTGCGTCAGGCGCTCTGGGTGCTTGTCGGCATCGCCGGTGTTGCTGCCGCTCCCACCATCGTTGCCGCGGTCTTTGCCGGTGGCTGA
- a CDS encoding lytic transglycosylase domain-containing protein: MVLIMESDGSLTPSRSQSGFARNYNDGVGQGSASDGLAILGETETASEPDALRLAALAQPAPLPRADVLLGIEATALRYVGHPGLRRAGLSVTDWLALYRANIEVESAYRQNAVSSAGAVGLGQLMPATARDLGVDPHDALQNLDGSARYLTMMLESFGDPHLALAAYNAGPDAVRQYGGIPPYRETQNHVARVMAVVARLEGSNS; the protein is encoded by the coding sequence ATGGTCCTGATCATGGAGAGCGACGGCTCTCTGACCCCGTCGCGGTCTCAGAGCGGTTTTGCCCGGAACTACAATGACGGCGTTGGTCAGGGATCGGCGTCCGATGGTTTGGCCATTCTTGGTGAGACTGAAACAGCTTCCGAACCTGACGCGCTGAGGCTTGCGGCACTCGCCCAGCCAGCACCCCTGCCCCGCGCAGACGTTCTCTTGGGCATCGAGGCAACAGCCCTGCGCTATGTCGGCCATCCCGGCCTGCGCCGCGCGGGACTGTCCGTCACGGATTGGCTGGCTCTCTACCGGGCCAATATCGAGGTGGAAAGCGCCTACAGGCAGAATGCCGTCTCGAGCGCGGGCGCCGTTGGTCTGGGCCAATTGATGCCTGCTACTGCCCGAGATCTCGGTGTGGATCCTCATGACGCGCTGCAGAACCTCGACGGCTCCGCCCGCTACCTGACAATGATGCTGGAAAGCTTCGGCGATCCGCATTTGGCGCTGGCAGCCTACAACGCCGGGCCGGACGCCGTACGCCAGTACGGTGGCATTCCCCCTTACAGAGAAACCCAGAACCACGTGGCCCGCGTCATGGCTGTCGTGGCCCGATTGGAAGGATCAAATTCATGA